Proteins encoded together in one Riemerella anatipestifer window:
- a CDS encoding DUF5672 family protein, whose protein sequence is MVTIIIPIYKEKPTALEVVSIEQTFKVLDGYDIAFVCPKTLDISYYRKHYPKARFKCFAKCYFDGIYGYNQLMLSEDFYQSFKTKYILICQPDAFLFKNDLESWLLEDYDYVGAPWLRSSDHIPIPQKMWDFGLSFLKQIINYKGNGKWQKNKSLLYNQVGNGGLSLRKREKCIEVLKQLSEVVSIYLKPSNQSSFYAEDVFFSIEPQRNGLSFRKPDYKKACEFAIENKQEKAFVLNGGMLPFGCHCWDKELDFWKEHIEQQGYKLEQYE, encoded by the coding sequence AAACCTTTAAGGTTTTAGATGGGTATGATATTGCTTTTGTCTGCCCCAAAACACTTGATATTTCTTACTATAGGAAACATTATCCAAAAGCACGATTTAAGTGTTTTGCAAAATGTTATTTTGATGGTATTTATGGGTACAATCAGTTGATGTTGAGTGAGGATTTTTATCAATCTTTTAAAACGAAATATATTCTTATTTGTCAGCCCGATGCTTTTTTGTTTAAAAATGATTTGGAAAGCTGGTTATTGGAGGACTATGATTATGTTGGAGCTCCATGGTTAAGGAGTTCAGACCATATACCTATTCCCCAAAAAATGTGGGATTTTGGATTGTCATTTCTAAAACAAATTATCAATTATAAAGGAAATGGTAAATGGCAAAAGAATAAATCGTTGTTGTACAATCAAGTAGGTAATGGAGGTCTTTCATTAAGGAAAAGAGAAAAGTGTATTGAGGTGCTTAAGCAGCTTTCGGAGGTTGTCTCTATTTATCTTAAACCGAGCAATCAATCTTCTTTTTATGCTGAAGATGTTTTTTTTAGCATTGAACCTCAACGAAATGGACTTTCGTTCCGTAAGCCAGACTATAAAAAAGCGTGTGAGTTTGCAATTGAAAATAAGCAAGAAAAAGCCTTTGTTTTGAATGGAGGAATGTTGCCTTTTGGATGCCATTGTTGGGATAAGGAACTAGACTTTTGGAAGGAGCATATAGAGCAGCAAGGGTATAAATTAGAACAATATGAGTAG